One genomic window of Pseudomonas chlororaphis subsp. piscium includes the following:
- a CDS encoding thioesterase family protein, giving the protein MPALTTYTTRIIPDWVDYNGHLRDAFYLLIFSYATDALMDQLGMDSNHREASGNSLFTLELHLNYLHEVKLETEVEVRTRIIGHDRKRLHLYHSLHKVGDGLELAGNEQMLLHVDLAGPRSAPFSEPVLNRLRAIAAEQADLPAPAWIGRVIALPPEK; this is encoded by the coding sequence ATGCCCGCACTCACCACCTACACCACCCGCATCATCCCCGACTGGGTCGATTACAACGGCCACCTGCGGGACGCCTTCTACCTGCTGATTTTCAGCTACGCCACCGACGCCCTGATGGACCAGCTGGGCATGGACAGCAACCACCGCGAAGCCAGCGGCAACTCGCTGTTCACCCTGGAGCTGCACCTCAATTACCTGCATGAAGTGAAGCTCGAGACCGAGGTCGAAGTGCGCACCCGGATCATCGGCCACGACCGCAAGCGCCTGCACCTGTACCACAGCCTGCACAAGGTCGGTGACGGCCTGGAACTGGCCGGCAACGAGCAGATGCTGCTCCACGTCGACCTCGCCGGCCCGCGTTCGGCGCCGTTCAGCGAACCGGTGCTGAACAGGCTGCGAGCCATAGCCGCCGAGCAGGCCGACCTCCCCGCCCCCGCCTGGATCGGCCGGGTGATTGCCTTGCCGCCGGAAAAATAA